A single window of Loxodonta africana isolate mLoxAfr1 chromosome 10, mLoxAfr1.hap2, whole genome shotgun sequence DNA harbors:
- the MAPK1IP1L gene encoding MAPK-interacting and spindle-stabilizing protein-like, translated as MSDEFSLADALPEHSPAKTSAVSNTKPGQPPQGWPGSNPWNNPSAPPSVPSGLPPSATPSTVPFGPAPTGMYPSVPPTAPPPGPFPPSGPSCPPPGGPYPAPTVPGPGPTGPYPTPNMPFPELPRPYGAPTDPAAAGPLGPWGSMSSGPWAPGMGGQYPTPSMPYPSPGPYSAPPPPQAPGAAPPVPWGTVPPGAWGPPAPYPAPAGSYPTPGLYPTPNNPFQVPSGPSGAPPMPGGPHSYH; from the exons ATGTCTGATGAATTTTCG TTGGCAGATGCACTACCTGAACACTCTCCTGCCAAAACTTCTGCCGTTAGCAATACAAAACCTGGTCAGCCTCCTCAAGGCTGGCCAGGCTCCAACCCTTGGAATAACCCAAGTGCTCCACCTTCTGTGCCATCTGGACTCCCACCAAGTGCAACACCTTCCACTGTGCCTTTTGGACCTGCGCCAACAGGGATGTATCCCTCTGTGCCTCCCACTGCACCACCTCCAGGACCCTTTCCTCCTTCTGGACCATCATGCCCCCCACCTGGTGGTCCTTATCCAGCCCCAACTGTGCCAGGCCCTGGCCCCACAGGGCCATATCCTACACCAAACATGCCCTTTCCCGAGCTTCCTAGACCATATGGTGCACCCACAGATCCAGCTGCAGCTGGTCCTTTAGGTCCATGGGGATCCATGTCTTCTGGACCATGGGCACCAGGAATGGGAGGGCAGTATCCTACCCCCAGTATGCCATATCCGTCTCCAGGGCCATAttctgctcctcctcctccccaagCTCCAGGGGCTGCACCACCAGTTCCATGGGGCACTGTTCCACCAGGCGCCTGGGGACCACCAGCACCATATCCTGCCCCTGCAGGATCATATCCCACACCAGGACTCTACCCCACTCCCAATAATCCTTTTCAAGTGCCTTCAGGACCTTCTGGTGCTCCGCCAATGCCTGGTGGCCCCCAT TCTTACCATTAA